One part of the Streptomyces ferrugineus genome encodes these proteins:
- a CDS encoding NAD(P)/FAD-dependent oxidoreductase yields the protein MGTSIAFHLAEAGVRDIVVVERGELGCGSSGKPIGGVRAQFSDPLNIELGDRSLRAFRDFPDRPGADILLDTVGYLFLLTTEQQAADFETAVRIQNALDVPSRMIDPREAHRLCPYLSTDGLLAAVHSPADGHARPALVVQGYARAAARAGVTIATHTAVTGIDTSGDRVTAVRTDHGRIDCTTVVCAAGAWSARIGEMAGVDLPVRPVRRQLAFTVPLTPPAPRIPFTIDFASSAYFHNSDDGLLFGLADPGQPDGFDTTWTPEWLGLFREVARHRAPALADLETAGGWAGLYEVTPDHNALIGRSEDVVNFLYATGFSGHGFLQAPAVGEIVRDLHLDRTPFVDITPLSAARFRAGAEIRPEAHVV from the coding sequence ATGGGGACCAGTATCGCCTTCCACCTGGCCGAGGCCGGAGTGCGCGACATCGTCGTCGTCGAACGCGGCGAGCTGGGCTGCGGCAGCTCGGGCAAGCCGATCGGCGGCGTCCGGGCCCAGTTCTCCGATCCGCTCAACATCGAGCTGGGCGACCGGAGTCTGCGCGCCTTCCGGGACTTCCCGGACCGCCCCGGCGCCGACATCCTTCTCGACACCGTCGGCTACCTCTTCCTGCTCACCACCGAGCAGCAGGCCGCGGACTTCGAGACCGCCGTGCGGATCCAGAACGCCCTCGACGTGCCCAGCCGCATGATCGACCCGCGCGAGGCACACCGACTGTGTCCCTACCTCAGCACCGACGGACTCCTGGCCGCCGTCCACTCACCCGCCGACGGCCATGCCCGTCCCGCACTGGTCGTCCAGGGATACGCGCGGGCGGCGGCCCGGGCCGGGGTCACGATCGCCACGCACACCGCCGTCACCGGCATCGACACCAGCGGCGACCGCGTGACGGCCGTCCGCACCGACCACGGACGGATCGACTGCACCACGGTCGTCTGCGCCGCCGGCGCCTGGTCGGCGCGGATCGGTGAGATGGCCGGCGTCGACCTCCCGGTCCGGCCGGTACGCCGCCAACTGGCGTTCACCGTCCCGCTCACGCCCCCTGCCCCCCGTATCCCCTTCACCATCGACTTCGCGTCCTCGGCGTATTTCCACAACAGCGACGACGGACTGCTGTTCGGACTGGCCGACCCCGGCCAGCCGGACGGCTTCGACACCACCTGGACCCCGGAGTGGCTCGGCCTGTTCCGCGAGGTCGCACGCCACCGCGCACCCGCCCTGGCGGACCTGGAGACGGCCGGCGGCTGGGCCGGGCTCTACGAGGTCACCCCGGACCACAACGCGCTGATCGGCCGCTCGGAGGACGTGGTCAACTTCCTTTACGCCACCGGGTTCTCCGGCCACGGATTCCTCCAGGCCCCAGCGGTCGGCGAGATCGTCCGCGACCTGCACCTGGACCGCACCCCCTTCGTCGACATCACCCCGCTCAGCGCCGCCCGCTTCCGGGCGGGCGCCGAGATCCGCCCCGAAGCCCAC